The genomic stretch TGACCAGAGAGCCGGAAGTCTCGGCCCGGGCCTTCACGACCATTTCGCAAACCGCCCGGCCGTTTTCGACTACCACCCGGGAACGACTGGTCAGGGCCAGCCCGTCCAGTTCGGACTCTGTGACCACGCAGGGACCACCCTCAAGTTCCTGGCGTTGCCGGGCCGTCTTGCAACGTGAAAGCAGAAGGCATCGGCCATCGTCCGCCAGCAGCCACGCATCCAGTGACCAGCCGTCATGGAACGGTGTCAGCAACCCCCGGGGATCCACCACGGGCAATTCATCCACATCCGGCTGTCCGATGGCCGTCCAGTTACGGTTACTGAGATTGATGTGGGTAATCGAAAATGCCCGGGGAATGAAGGCAATGTCTTCGGGGTCGAACTGGCGCTCCACCCAGTATGGCCAGACCCAATCAAGGTTGTGCTGGATGACCCGACTGTTGATCAGCCCCCGCGCATGGAAAACCACGCCGGCCCTGAGCAGTTCGATGGGCTCGCCGACTTCCGAAGGCTGGGCAAAACTGTGAAGTTTCCCGAGCAGCGCGATCGGATCCAGGAAACCATGGCGGTGGGCCACGCGTTTTACCAGGTAACGCCAGGGCAGCCACTTCATCCAGCTCATTCGTTTGCCTCCTGTTCTGTTGGCTCAGTCTCGACCTTGTAACGGGCGAGTGCCCGCCGGGCGAGACGATTGAGAAACACCACGGCCAGTACCGTGCCTACGAAACCGGCACCGTAAATGGCCCACTCCAGGGGTGAACGGCCGGTTTCCCGCACACCCAGAGTTGACAGGTCGGCGGCAAGTGAGCCGAGATACACGTTGTGCAGGGAAAAGGGAATCACGCCGAAAAAGGTGCCGACAACGAAACCGCCAAACGAGAAATTGGTGAGACCGAACAGATAATTGGACAGCTTGCCGGGGAAGAAAGGGATCAGGCGGGTCAGCAGTACAATTTTCCAGCCGTGAGGCGCCATTTCGTTGCTGACGACAGACAATCGCGCGCGGCTGCGAATGTACACTCGGGCGTGCTCACCCAGAAAATGCCTGGCAACCAGAAAGGCAATGGCCGAACCCACAGTAGTGCCCACAACCACGTAGGCTGTGCCTTCCAGCACGCCGAACACGAAACCCGCTCCGGTGGTCAACAACACCCCTGGCAGAAGCAGCACCATGGCCAGCACCATGATGCCGACAAACAGGAGAGCCGCCCAGGCCCCCTGGGTATCAAACCAGCGCAGAAGCTCGACGACCTGCTGATGCACACCGAAGGCGTAAAGCAGACCGACTATCAGCCCAACGGCGGCAATGCTCCCGCCCATCCAGAGGACGGGCGACTTCTTCCAGTTGCTCATGGCCTCACCCTAACGCGGGAGGGCACCGGGTCTCAAAGGCCGGACAGGTCATCCGCGCTTTATGAGCTACTGAGAATCGACTGGAGTTTCTGGGTCAGATCGACTGCCTCTGCCCCCAACGGCGTGAGATAGCCGCCATCTTTCTGGCTGATCAGCCCCTTGGCATGAAGGTTTTCGGCGGCCTTCACCGTTTCCGGAGCCGCCGAATGGGCATGAACCTTGAGCCCTTCCTGAGTCGAGGTGGACGGAAATTGGCCCAGCAAATTGAGTTCGGCAAGGTGATCAACAGAGAATGGCATGGCATTTCCTCGTATTATTATCGGGGGTTTACATTCAGCATAGCCGATTCACACCATGAAGCTTTCACGAATTCTCAGCAACCGGAATGACATCAGTCGCCGTCAGGCCAATTTTCTGATTGCTTCCGGTCGGGTGGCCGTAAATGACGTCACCTGCCGCGATGCTGCTGCCGAGGTGGATCGGTTTTCATGCGTACGGATGGACGGCGATATCATTCAAGAGGCTGAAGCCTGCCATCACCTCATGCTCCACAAACCTGCAGGTTTTCTGAGTGCAACGCTCGACGACACCCATCGGACCGTGATGGAGCTGATCTCGCCAGAACTGCGCGAGGATCTGCACATTGCCGGACGACTCGACCGCGCCAGCACGGGCCTGCTGATTCTCACCAATGATGGCCGCTGGTCACGCCAGCTCACCGAGCCCCGAATCAAGATCCCGAAAGTCTACCGGGTCAGCACAGCCTATCCGATTTCTCCAGAGACCCCTCATCGATTCGCGGAGGGCATCTGGTTTGAGTTCGAGCAACTCACCACCTCACCTGCTGACCTGGATCTTCTGAGCCCCTGTGAAGCCAGAGTGACCATTTACGAGGGCCGCTACCATCAGGTAAAGCGCATGTTCCATGCCGTCGGTAATCGCGTAACAGCCCTGCACCGGGAACAAATGGGGAATATCCGGTTGGACGACGACTTGGCGGCCGGCGAATACCGCTCCCTGACTGCCGAAGAAATCAACCTGATGCCGGATTGATCTGCCTCACAAACGCAGAGCCAGCATGGGCTATGCTTGCAGGATAGCTCCAACAGAAACAGGGAAGATTCAAGGCAATGCCAAACCAGACGAGCGATTTTTACCCACGGCCACTGCGTCATCTCAGCAGCTACCTCTCGGGGCTGGTGCAGGGAAAGCTCTGGCTGAAGGTGCTCATTGGCATGTTCCTCGGGTTGATTACAGGCACGCTCCTGGGACCGTCGGTGGGACTCGTGGAACCGGAAACCGGGACGTTGATCGGTAACTGGCTGGCTTTCCCGGGGCAACTCTTCCTCGCCACCATCCAGATGATCGTAATCCCCCTGGTAATTGCCTCGGTGGTTCGCGGGCTCGCCGCCGGTGAAGACCTTGAACAGTTGCGAAAGCTCGGCCTGAGGGTAACCGGCTTTTTCGTAATCACGACGGCCATGGCAGCATCGATAGGTCTCTGGATCGGCGACCTGATCAACCCCGGCAGAATGATGGCAGGGCTCGGCACTCCCGTTGCAGCCGGGGAAAACAGTGTGCCTGTTGCCTCCATGCCGGGTGTGGATGAACTGCCCAAGACCCTGATCGGGCTGCTACCGGGCAACCCGCTCGATGCCATGGTTGAAGGCCAGATGCTCCAGGTGGTGATCTTCTCCATCATTGTCGGCATTGCCCTGGTGAGCATGGCCCCGGAAAAATCCAGGCCCATGCTGGACCTGCTCGATTCCCTCCAGCAAATCTGCATGACGGTCGTACGCTGGGCAATGCGCCTTGCCCCCATTGCCGTGTTCGGCCTGATGGCCCAACTCACAACCACCCTGGGATTCCGGGCAATGCTGGGCATGGCATCCTACGTTGCAACCGTCATTGCGGGCTTGCTGGTACTTCTGGGCGTTTACATGCTGATCCTGAAGCTGCTCGCCGGCCAATCCCCCGTCCGGTTCCTGAAAGACACCCGGGATGTGCTGTTGCTGGCCTTTTCCACATCCAGCTCGGCGGCCGTCATGCCGCTTTCCATAAGAACCGCCGAAGACAAGCTCGGTGTCCGGCCGTCGGTTTCCCAGTTCGTGATTCCCCTGGGCGCCACCATCAACATGAACGGCACGGCTCTCTACCAGGCCGTTGCTACCATCTTTCTGGCACAGGTCTACGGCATTGATCTCAGCATGGGCAGTATGGCGCTCGTGGTCGCCATGGCTGTGGGCGCGTCCATCGGCTCTCCCGCCACGCCCGGGGTAGGCATCGTGATCCTTGCCATGGTGCTGCAAACCGTGGGCATTCCTCCCAGCGGCATCGCACTGATCATGGGTGTGGATCGAATCCTGGATATGTGCCGGACGGCCATCAACGTGACGGGCGATCTGGTGACCTGCAGACTGATGGAGAATCTGGCGGGAAAGAGACTGCCGCCCGAACCAGTACCGGAAGAAACGTCTTGATCGGGCGGAGGTGACTTGGCCAGCGCTGGGCCAGGTCAGATGCTGTCGGAGCGCTTTTCCGAGTCCTGCAACTCCTCCTCGGTGCTGTTCCATTGCTCTGAAAGCGCTTCATAGGCATCGGAGAATCCCTTTCGAGCCTTCTCCCAGGCAGATGCCGAGCTGTCTTTCAGTTCCTGATACCAGTTTTGAACACGCGCCCTCTGTTCCCGCAACGACTCGAGGCTCTTCTGGGACCGCTCTCGGGCGGTATCGCTCATATCGTCCCAGTTTTTCGAAAGTTGTTGCTCAAGCTCCTGGATGCGTTTATCCAGGGCCGACAATGTTTTGTTGATCGAATCCTCGGCCTGCTCTTTCTGATCAGAACCATACTCCTGAAGCGCCTCACCCAACTCACGGGTTTCCTGCTTAAGCGACTCCACGGAAGAATCCTCGGGTGATGTTTCAGCCAGAGCCGTTCCTGAAAACAGTCCGGCAAAAACGATCGCAAGTGCGTAAGTCCAGTTCTTCATCATTAAGTCCTCCCAACACATCATGGGACTGTAGCAGCGAGGTCTGTCTGGATGCACCTTAACTTGAGCTAATACTGGAGTTCAGTGTTGCGGAGAAATAAGGCTCTCTACCACCGCCTCACAGACCTGATCCTGATTGAGACCCTCCCCTTTCACCGTCACGTCCGCATACCGGGAATACAGTTCAAAACGCTCTTCGAACAGGGCGTCCAAAGATTGATCCGGCCTCCGGGAAATGCCCCGCATGCAGTGATCGCCGATTCGCTCGATAACCAGTTCAAGCGGGATGTCGAGAAACACCACGGTGCCGTTGCTCTTGAGGTGCTCCATAGCCCGGGCGCTGTAGACCGCGCTGCCTCCCGTGCTGATCACCTTGTGCCGGACATCCAGCTTGAGAAGCACCTGTTCTTCTATTCGACGCAGGGCTTCGTAGCCATCCTGGTCTACAATTGCCTGGAGAGTACGATCGGCTTCTTCCTGAATGAGCAAATCGGTATCGACAAACCCGAGGCCCAGGTGCTTGGCCAGCAGCACACCCACCGTGCTCTTGCCACTGCCGGGCATGCCGATGAGAACGAGGTTGCGTGTGTCGGTCGGGTTAACCATGATGCTTTAGAGGGACCTCTCCATAGAATGAGAACTGGCCGGCATTAAACGCAGAACGTAACATTTTTACGACACAGCGCGCGCTTTATTCCGACCCGCAAGCCCGTATAATTCAGCCAACGGCGGTTTTCAGAGAATACCTGAAGCCGGCCACAGACGGCATCTTTCGCGAGTGAGTAATGAACATCGGCAGATCTCTTCTGATCCCATCCATCGCAGCTCTTGTGCTTGCCCTGTCCGCATCCGCCCTGGCGGACGGCATCAAGCGTATCGTGCACCCGGATGGCACCGTCGAATTCACCAACGTGAAAAGTGCCAGCCAGCCCAGAGCCTCCAGCGGTAACGACACCGTCTACCGCTATACGGATGACAACGGCGTGGTTGCCTACAGCAGTATTCAGCCGGCTGCTGCCGAGTTCGACGTTATCCGTTTCCACTGCTACGCCTGCGACCCTGAATCCAGCGTCGACTGGCGCAAAACGCCGCTGTTCACCAAACCCTTCAATTCAGAAATCCAGACCGCGGCACAGGAGTTCGGGGTTGATCCCGCGCTGGTCCGCGCTGTGATTCACGCCGAATCGGCATTCAATGAAAAAGCCCTCTCACCGGTGGGAGCCCAGGGGCTGATGCAACTCATGCCCGGCACGGCTGAAGAACTGGGTGTACGGAACGCGTTGGCGGCTGCCGAGAATATCCGTGGCGGGGTGCATTATCTGGCCAAGATGCTCGACCGGTTCAATGGTGACATCCGGCTGGCCACCGCCGCCTACAACGCGGGGCCTGGCGCCGTCAGTCGATACCAGGGGGTACCGCCCTACGCCGAAACAAAGGCCTATGTCGAAAGGGTTGGCATCCTCCACGAGCGCTACGCCGCTCTGTAGGCCCCTCAGAGGTCCAATAACCAATGAATTTCAAGCGTCTGGAGACCTTCATCTGGGTTGCAACGCTTGGCAGCTTCCGCAAGGCCGCCGAGCACCAGCACACCACCCAGCCAGCCATTTCAAACCGAATTGCCGCGCTTGAAGATGAGCTTGGCGTCAGGCTGTTCGAGCGGGAATCCGGGCACAGCAAGCTGACGAGCAAGGGGCAGGAGCTACTGCCCTATGCCGAGAAAATTGTCTTCATGGCCCAGCAGCTGCGCAAGCGCGCAGACCGGGGGGCCTCGCTCTCCGGCATTCTCAGGCTCGGGGTTTCCGAAACGATTGTGCACTCCTGGCTGCCGCGTTTTTTCCGGGAACTGCACGAAACGGCCCCCAACCTGGATGTGGAAATTACCGTGGATGTCTCCGGCAACCTCCGATCCGGTTTGCTGGACCGGAGCCTCGATCTGGCCTTCCTGATGGGGCCCGTATCTGAGCCGAAAATTGAAAACCGCGCGCTTTGCAGTTTCCCACTGATCTGGGTCGCCAGTCCCGAGCTCAACCTCCCGGATCGGCTCCTGGCTCTCAAGGAGCTGGCCGAATGGCCCATCATTACTTATGCCAGGAACACCAAACCCTTTGCTGAAATCAGCCAGAAATTCAGCGAGATGGACGAACTCCCTGCCCGTTTCTATTCCTCAAGTTCGCTGGCAGCCTGCCGGCAATTGACCCTGGATGGCATTGGTATCTCTACGCTTCCGCTGAGCGTGATCAAGCATGAACTGGAAAGCGGTCGTCTGGTCCAGCTCAATACCTCGTGGACGCCCTCCGAGCTCGCCTTCACCGCGTCTTATTCCGGTGCCCCTTTCAACCCGATTGCCGAACTGGCAGCAAACCTTGGCGTGATGGTTTCTGACGAATACGACCGGACAACACATCACGAAAACTTATCGCCAGACCTAAAAAACGATAATTAGACTTTTTCACCAGCCGGTATACCCTGAAAATTAGTTGTAAAAAACAATTTCAATCAGGGGTTACCGTCATGCACACCGGTGCGTATTCCGATTTCAAGAACAACCTGCTTGATCAGGCCTCAGAATTACGCGCTCGCATTCGTTCGGGCGCCCACACAGCGCCTACAAGTGGCCTGGCCAACAGCCTCTTGCAGGGGAACGTGGTCATCCTGCCGTCCGAATGGGCCGGGGATTTTCTCCTATACTGTCAGAATAACCCGGTTTCCTGTCCCCTGATCGGCATGTCTCAACCCGGGGACCCGACCCTTCCCGACCTTGGACACGATCTGGATATCCGGACCGATGTGCCTGAATACCAGGTTTTCCGGAATGGCGAGCGAGCAGAGACAGCCACAGACCTCAAGAGCCTCTGGCGGGACGACCTGGTGACCTTTGTCCTGGGCTGTTCATTCTCGTTTGAGGATGCCTTGATCAGGGCCGGGCTCTCGGTGCGGAACGTGGACGAGGGACGGAACGTTTCAATGTTCCGCTCGAATATCGCTACCCGGCCCGCCGGCCCGTTCAGTGGCAACATGGTGGTCTCCATGCGCCCGTTCAATGGTGCGGATGCAATCCGCGCGATACAGATTACGACCCGCCTGCCAAAGGCCCACGGTGCACCGGTTCATATCGGCGATCCGGCGCTCATTGGCATCCAGGACGTTAACCAGCCTGATTTTGGAGATCCGGTAACGATCAGGCCGGGCGAGCTTCCGCTGTTCTGGGCCTGCGGGGTTACCCCGCAACTGGCCCTCGAGAACGCGCGCCTGCCTTTCGCAATAACCCATGTACCGGGAAAAATGCTGCTTACCGAGCGGCTGAATGAAGAACTGGCGGTACTCTGAAGCCGCCGTTCAACTGAAACGATAAAAAAACAGAAACACGGGAGATTCGTTATGTTCAAAAAACTCGCCACAGCCACCCTGGTTACCGGGGCGCTGCTGACTTCATCCGTCCAGGCTCAGCAATGGCACATGCCAACGCCTTACGGCGATGCCAACCTGCCTACCCAGATTGCCTACGGTTTTGCCGAGGACATTAAAAACGGCACCGATGGTGACCTCACCATCACCGTTCATTCCGGTGCCTCCCTGGTCAAGCACCCGGAAATTCCCCGGGCAGTAAGAACCGGTCAGGTGCAGCTGGGTGAAATCTTCATCGGCATCATGGGCAACACCCATCCGGTGTTCAAACACGACAACATTCCGTTCCTGGCAACCAGCTTCGAAGATGCCAAAAGACTCTGGGAAGCCGCCAAGCCCCAGATCGAAAAGCAGCTGGACAAGGAAGGCATGACCCTGCTTTACACCGTGCCATGGCCCGCCCAGAGCCTGTATACCAAAGCCCCGGTCAACACCCTGGAAGACCTGCAAGGCCTGAAGATGCGGGCTTACAGCCCTTCCACTTCGCGTCTCGCTGACCTGATGAACACAACCCCGACAACGGTTCAGGTGCCCGAGATCCCGCAGGCGTTCAGCACCGGCATTATCGATGCCATGATCACCTCACCGTCGACAGGCGCCAACGGGCAGGCCTGGGATTACCTTTCCCACTACACCGATATCAAGGCCTGGATTCCCAAGAACGTTGTGGTCGTCAACAAGCGTGCTTTCCGTCGCCTGAGCGATGAACAGCGCCAGGTGATCCTGGATGCGGCCGCTGCTGCCGAGGCCAAAGGCTGGGAAGGCGTTCGCAAGACCGCCGCGGAAGACACCGCCACTCTGGCGGAAAATGGCATCACGGTCTCCGAACCGTCTGATGAACTGATGGCCGAACTCCAGAAGATCGGCGACATCATGGTGGAAGAGTGGAAACAGGAAGCACCGGAAGAAGTCGGCGCTATCCTCTCCAACTACCGCTAAAAGTTCACTCAACGGAAGCCTCCCGAGTATCGGGAGGCTGTTCCGGGAGGCATCCGTTATGAACTCTCTTCGAGAGAAATTTTATCTGGCATCCGGCTACGCTGCTGGTTTCTGCATCGCCCTGATCATGGTCGTCATCCTGGCGCAGATCGTCGGCCGCCTGTTCGGCTTTATCATTCCATCAGCGGAAGACGTGTCCGGCTGGGCGCTTGCAGCCTCCACCTTCTTCGGTCTTGCCTACACCTTTCATAACGGCGGCCATATCCGGGTCACCCTGGTTATCCAGAAGTGGTCGGCACGGCCGAGATTCTGGCAGGAGCTGGTCGTACTTATTTTCGGGTTCGCACTCGCCTGCTATATGACATTCTATTGCTGGCACATGGTCTGGGAATCCTACATTTTCGAGGAGGTCTCCCACGGCTATATTCCCGTTCCCATCTGGATCCCGCAGGTTCCGGTTGCACTGGGGATGACCGCACTCAACATTGCCATCCTGGACGATCTGGTTGCTGTGATTCGCAAGCGCACACCGTCCTATCAGCAGCATGAAGACGAGCTGAACCTGGAGGACGTGTAATGGATATCGCGTTTCTCTCCATTGTACTGGCCGTGGCGATGATCCTGATGCTCGCGGTGGGCGTGTGGGTGTCTCTGACGCTGGTTGGCATTGGCGTTCTGGGCCTGCTGCTCTCAGGCAACGATCAGATCGGCCTGTTGTTCGCCACGTCGAGCTGGGGCGCAAGCACCAGTTGGTCCCTGACGGCCCTGCCCATGTTCATCTGGATGGGCGAGGTTCTTTTTCGTACCCGACTTTCCGAGGATCTGTTCAAGGGGCTGGCGCCCTGGATGGGCGGACTGCCCGGCAAGCTCCTCCATGTGAATATTCTGAGCTGTGGCATTTTTGCGGCAGTTTCCGGCTCCTCGGCTGCCACGGCCGCAACCATTGGCCGAATGACCCTGCCGGAACTGAAGGCCCAGGGTTACAGCGACAAGATGGCGGTAGGCACGCTGGCCGGCTCCGGCACGCTGGGGCTGTTGATTCCACCCTCCATTATTCTGATTGTTTATGGCGTGGCCGCGGAAGTTTCCATTGGCCGCCTGTTTATTGCCGGTGCTCTGCCCGGCCTGATGCTGGTTGCCATGTTCATGGGCTACACCATGATCTGGGCCAAGCTCAACAAAGATCAGCTGCCAACCACCAAAAAGGAAAACCTGGCGTTCTCGGTCAAGATCAAGGCCCTGAAGATGCTGCTCCCGATCGTCGGCCTGATCATTTTCGTACTCGGTTCTATCTATACCGGTTTTGCCACGCCAACCGAAGCCGCTGCACTGGGCGTGTTCGGCGCGCTGATCATCGCGGCCGCAACCGGTTCACTCAGCATCCAGAGTTTCAAGGACAGCCTGTTGGGCGCTGTGAAAAGCTCCTGCATGATCGGCCTGATTCTCGTCGGTGCCCACTTTCTGACCCTGGCCATGGGCTTCCTGGGTATTCCGCGGGAACTGGCCGCCTGGATCGGCAGCATGTCCCTGTCACCGTTCGAACTCCTGGTTGGCCTGACAGTACTGTTCGTCCTCCTCGGCTGTTTCCTGGACGGGATTTCGGTTGTGGTTCTGACCGTGGCGGTTGTCATGCCGATGGTTCAGCAGGCCGGCATCGACTTGCTCTGGTTCGGGATCTTTATTGTGCTGGTGGTAGAGATGGCACAGATTACGCCCCCGGTGGGCTTCAACCTGTTTGTCATCCAGGCTCTGACAGGTAAAGACATACTGTACGTGGCCCGGGCAGCCCTGCCGTTCTTCCTGCTGATCATGGCAGCACTTTTCCTGATCGGCTGGTTCCCTGAGATTGTCACCTACCTGCCCCAGACCATGAGCCAGGGATAATGCAGGACACAACGTTTTTCGGAGGTACACAATGAAACTCAACTGCGACATGGGCGAGAGCTTTGGCACCTGGACCAAGGGCATGGATGCCGAAGTCATGCCCTACATTGATATGGCCAGTATTGCCTGCGGGTTTCATGCATCCGACCCGCTGACCATGGACCACACGGTCAAACTGGCTCTGGCCCAGAACGTGACCATTGGCGCCCACCCGGGCTACCCGGACCTGCTGGGGTTTGGCCGTCGGGACATGGACTGCCGCCCGGACGAGCTCAAGGCTATCCTGGTTTACCAGATGGCGGCGCTCAACGGCATCTGCCAGGTACATGGCACTTCCATCTCCTATGTGAAGCCCCACGGCGCCCTGTATAACCGGATGATGGTCGATAACACCACCTTGTCCGTGGTTATGTCCGCCGTTCGCTCCTACGCACCAAAGTGCCCCCTGGTGGTCATGGCAACGCCGGACTGGCAACAGGTCAAGGATCGCGCAGACGAATACGGCATCGAGGTCTGGTTCGAGGCGTTCTCTGATCGCGCCTACAGCGACGAGGGCAGACTGGTAAAACGGTCGGTTCGCGGTGCCGTGCACGAGACAACCGAAGCCATTGAGGCGCAGGTCACCCAGATTATCCGCGAAGGAACGGTCACCTCGATCTCGGGCAAACCTATTCCGATCAAGGCGGACACCATCTGTATTCACGGCGACAGCTACCATGCCGTCGACGCCGCACGGCATATGCGACAGGTCGTGGAAGCGCTATGAGGATCGAGTCGGTCAGCGAAAACACCTGCATGGTGTATTTTGGCGACCAGATCGGTGCGGAATCCGCAGGCCTGGTCAAGCGGGCCACGGACCGGCTGCGGCGCGACATGTCCGACCTCATTGTTGACCTGGTCCCCTCATACACCTCAATTCTGGTGACCTGGGATCTGGAACAGGCTGACCGGTTTGCCATCGTCCGCAGGGTGCGCGCAGCGATCGACTCCGAGGATGATGGTTCCACCGGGGGCGACTCTGCCCGCATCGTCGAGCTGCCCGTCTACTATGATCCCGAAGTGGGTCTGGACCTGGAGGATGTCTGCGAGCATGCCGGCCTGTCCCGGGACGAGGTCGTTCGCATTCACAGTGAACAGCTTTATCAGGTCTACGCCATCGGCTTCGCTCCGGGGTTTGCCTACCTGGGAAGTACCGACGAACGGATTGCCATTCCGCGGAAATCCACGCCCCGACTGAAAGTCCCTACCGGCAGCGTCGGTATCGCAGGTACCCAAACCGCAATCTACCCGAGCTGCACACCGGGTGGCTGGCAAATCATTGGCCGCACGC from Marinobacter adhaerens HP15 encodes the following:
- the pxpB gene encoding 5-oxoprolinase subunit PxpB, whose protein sequence is MRIESVSENTCMVYFGDQIGAESAGLVKRATDRLRRDMSDLIVDLVPSYTSILVTWDLEQADRFAIVRRVRAAIDSEDDGSTGGDSARIVELPVYYDPEVGLDLEDVCEHAGLSRDEVVRIHSEQLYQVYAIGFAPGFAYLGSTDERIAIPRKSTPRLKVPTGSVGIAGTQTAIYPSCTPGGWQIIGRTPQKMVDWDSDSLALVQVGDQVRFRAISRDEFLELGGNLDEL